The Afifella aestuarii DNA segment GCGAACTGGGCGACCTTTTTCAACGTCGTCCATCGGCGGCTGAAGGAGAACGGCCGTGCGCTCATCCAGGTGATCACCATGGACGAGGGTCGTTTCCAGCATTACCGCAAGAATGTCGATTTCATTCAGCGCTACGTCTTTCCGGGCGGGATGCTGCCGCCGCGCTCCGCTTTCGAGAGCCATGCGCGCGAGGCGGGGTTCGAGGTCGGCGACGCCTTCTTTTTCGGGCGCGATTATGCCGAGACGCTGCGGCGCTGGGAGAAGGCGTTTCTCGCGCATTGGCCGGCGGTTTCCGAGCTCGGCTTCGACGAGCGCTTCCGCCGCCTGTGGCGCTATTATCTCACCTATTGCGCCGTCGGCTTCAAACGCGGGCGTGTCGATGTCGGCCAGTTCCTCTTGGCGCGGGGCTGAGCCTCATTTGGGGATCATGAACCGCGTCAAAAGGAAGAGAAGCGGGTAGGGGAGCGCGCGCAGGAATTTCATCGAGAGCGCCATCTGCCAGGGGAAGACGATCTCGAAGCGCTTCTTTTCAAGTCCTGAGACGATGGCATCGACAGCGCGATCGACCGGGATCAGGAAAGGCATCGGGAAGCTGTTCTTTTCGGTGAGCGGCGTGTCGACGAAGCCCGGATTGATGACGGTGATCGCCACGCCCTTGCGCTTCAGCTCCGGCTGGAGCGATTCCGCCAGGGCGATCAGCCCCGCTTTGGTGGCGCTATAGGCGGCCGCGGTCGGCAGGCCGACATAGCCGGCGACGGAGGCGACGATCGCGACATGGCCGCGTCCGCGTTCCATGAAGCGCGGCAGGAGGGGCCCGAGCCCATGGACTGCGCCCATCAGATTGACGTCGACGGTCTGGCGAAACTCGTCAGCCGAGAAATTCTCCGCCTTGCGCTGTTTGTAGGTGCCCGCGTTCAGAACGGCGAGATCGATGGGTCCGAGCGCTTCTTCGATCGCGGCGACGGCCTCGGCGGTCTTCTCCTTGTCGGTGACGTCGAGGGGGAAGGCGAGGATGTCGCCCTTCAGGCTCTCCGCCTCGGCGGCGAGGGCATCAAGCTTGTCGGCGCTGCGGGCGCTGACGGCCACCTTCCAGCCTTCGCGTGCGAGCCGCAGCGCCAGGGCCCGGCCGATGCCGGTGCTCGCACCTGTGATCCAGGCATTGCGCCTTGCATGCTGGCCTCGCGTCGATCCGATTTCCATGCGGTCTCCCTGTTATGCGGCCTCGCCGCGCCGCGTCAGCCTTTGAAAGTGTCGCGGCGCGGGGCAAGGGCAATGGGAGGAGCGTGCGACGCTCCCGCACAGATTGCGGATCAGAGCAGCGCTTCGACCTTTTCTTCGAGTTCGTCCTCGGTCATCGGGCCGGGCTTCCAGTCGCGGACGATGCCTTCGCGATCGACGATGACGGAGGTCGGAACGGCGATGACGCGGTAGCGCCGCGAGGTGATTTCGAGCTCGTCGGAAAGGAGCGGGAAGCTCACGCCGATGCGCCTTTGCGCGTCGTGGATGACCTTCTGGCTCTGGCCGACATTGACGGCGAGGATTTCAAAGCCGTCCTTCTTCAGGCGCTGATAGACCTTGTCGTGCTCCGGCATTTCGCGCAGGCAGGGGCCGCATTCGGCGCGCCAGAAATTCACCAGCACGACCTTGCCGCGGTAATCGGCGAGATCGACCGGCTGGCTGTCGTCGTTGAGCGCGGCGATCGCCGGGGCTTCCTGGCCGACTTCCGCCGTCTCGTCCTTCTTGTTGCAGCCGCAAAGGGCGACGGTCGTCGACAAAGCGAGGGCGGAGAGGAGCCGGATCATCACGCCACCTCGGAGGCACGGCGGACGCGGCGGCCGTGTTCGAACCAGATGGTGCGATCGGTGCGGCGGCCGAGTTCCGGATTGTGGGTGATGAGGACGATGACGCGGCCTTCACGGTGAAGCTCGGAGAAGAGCTCCATGACGAGGTGCTCGTTCTTGGCGTCGAGATTGCCGGTCGGCTCGTCGGCGAGGATCAGGGACGGCTCGTTGATGAGCGCGCGCGCGATGCAGACGCGTTGCTGTTCGCCGCCAGACAGCTGCGAGGGCAGGTGGTGGGCGCGGTCGGCGAGGCCGACACGTTCGAGCGCCCGCGTCGCCCCCTCTGGATCCACGACCGAATGGTAGTGCTGCGCCAGCATGACGTTTTCCTGAGCGTTGAGATACGGGATCAGGTGAAACTGCTGGAAGACGAGGCCGATGCGCTCGCGCCGCATCACCGCGCGCTCCTTCTCCGTAAAGGTCGACACGTCGATGCCGTCGAGGAGGTAGGAGCCCTCCGTCGGCGTGTCGAGGCAGGAGATGAGATTGAGGAAGGTCGTCTTGCCCGAGCCCGACGGGCCCATGACGGAGACGAACTCGCCGGCGCGAATGGTGAGGTCGATGTGATCGAGCGCGGTGACCGTGCCGAAGCGTTTGGTCAGGCCGCGCGTCTCGATTACGGGACGGGTATGGCTTTCGGAGTTCGTCTCGAACTCCTCCAGCTCGTCGCTCGAAGCCTGGAGCATGGTCTACTCTCCCTTCAGCACTTGCGCAGGAACGATGCGGATCGCTCTGCGGATCGGGACGATGGCGGCGGCAAGCGCCGCAACAAGCGAAATGGCGAGCGTTGCCGGCACCACGATGGCACGGAACGAGATCGCCGTTGAAAAGACCGCCTGACCGAGAAGCTGGGCGAGGCCGAAGCCGATGACGAGGCCGGCGGCGACGCCGATCAGAGACAGGGTGACGGTTTCGATCAGGAACTGGCGCATGATGGCGGAATCATCGGCGCCGAGCGCCTTCTGCAGGCCGATCTCGCGCCGCCGTTCCACGATC contains these protein-coding regions:
- a CDS encoding SDR family NAD(P)-dependent oxidoreductase, which gives rise to MEIGSTRGQHARRNAWITGASTGIGRALALRLAREGWKVAVSARSADKLDALAAEAESLKGDILAFPLDVTDKEKTAEAVAAIEEALGPIDLAVLNAGTYKQRKAENFSADEFRQTVDVNLMGAVHGLGPLLPRFMERGRGHVAIVASVAGYVGLPTAAAYSATKAGLIALAESLQPELKRKGVAITVINPGFVDTPLTEKNSFPMPFLIPVDRAVDAIVSGLEKKRFEIVFPWQMALSMKFLRALPYPLLFLLTRFMIPK
- a CDS encoding ABC transporter ATP-binding protein, coding for MLQASSDELEEFETNSESHTRPVIETRGLTKRFGTVTALDHIDLTIRAGEFVSVMGPSGSGKTTFLNLISCLDTPTEGSYLLDGIDVSTFTEKERAVMRRERIGLVFQQFHLIPYLNAQENVMLAQHYHSVVDPEGATRALERVGLADRAHHLPSQLSGGEQQRVCIARALINEPSLILADEPTGNLDAKNEHLVMELFSELHREGRVIVLITHNPELGRRTDRTIWFEHGRRVRRASEVA
- a CDS encoding TlpA family protein disulfide reductase; protein product: MIRLLSALALSTTVALCGCNKKDETAEVGQEAPAIAALNDDSQPVDLADYRGKVVLVNFWRAECGPCLREMPEHDKVYQRLKKDGFEILAVNVGQSQKVIHDAQRRIGVSFPLLSDELEITSRRYRVIAVPTSVIVDREGIVRDWKPGPMTEDELEEKVEALL